A window of Atribacterota bacterium genomic DNA:
ATTCTCCTTTCTTCCATTTGATTTATCTTTACTTATCTATTTATTTTACGAACCACAATCCTGTATCCTTCTACTTTAATGATTTCAACCGTTTCACTGGAGTCTAAATAGCCACTTTCACTGACTGTATCATATCTCTTACCTTCTATTTCCACCGTTCCTGAAGGGCGTAAAGGAGTAACAGTTTTGCCTTCTTTTCCCAGCAGATAGCTATAATCTGCCGATGAACTATAACCTGCTTCCCGGGTAGCTGATTCTGATAATATGAAACTTTTCAGAGCCCCCTTCCTCTGAAAATATTTATAGGCTAAAAAACTGGCAATACCGGCAATAAATAGAGAAATCAAGAGCATGTATATCCCGGAAGTAGTTGAAGCTGCTGCCAGTACTATGGCAATAATTACGGCTACCAATCCACTTATACCAAAGATACCAAAACCCGGTAGAAATGCCTCTACCAATAGAAATATAATGCCGAAAACAAAGAGAAGGATAGCTGGCCATCCGCTGACTCCAGTTAAAAAATGTCCTCCAAAATAAAGGCCAAAGGCAAGCAAACTTAAGAATCCCCCGATGCCAAAACCAGCAGTCATTATTTCTACTACCAGAAAGAAAAAGCCCATCATTAATAGGATAGTTGCTACAATTGGATTTATTAACCATCCGCTTAATTTTTCCCAAAAAGTATCCGAACTGTAAATGAGTGCACTACCCGATAGATCAACCCTATCCAATATCTCTGTTATAGAATTAACTGTACCATCGCTGAAAGATAGCTTTTCAGCTTCCAGGGTGGTAAGAGTTAATAACTCTCCTTCTTCTACCAGACCTTCGATAGCTAACTGCCTGCGCACCATTGCCGCTGCTATAAGGGGATCCTTCCCTTGTTTTTCTGCAGTACTTCTCATTTCTGCTTCCCAGAAAGAAAGCATCTTCTCATCTATCTGTCCACCACCTAAAAGAATCGGCTCAGCCGCTCCTATGGTAGAACCAGGTGTCATAAAAAACCTATTGGTTGCCAGAGCCAGGTAAGCTCCGGCGGAAAGGGCATCAGTATTGATATAGCCATAAACCGGTATAGTAAGTTTATCGAGGATTTTTTTGGCTTCTCGGGCGGTGTCAATAAAACCCCCTGGGGTGTTCATTTCCAGAATAATTGCCTGCGCACCGGATTCTTGTGCTTCCTTTATAGAACGTTCCAAAAAAAGTAGCCAGCCTGGTTCAATTTGCCCCTGGATCGGTATTACATAAACTGATTTAGATTGTACCTGTAGAAATAATGAGGTAACTAAAAGTATCATAGTTACCACCATAATAAAATATCTTTTCACCAAGACAACCCTCCATTTTAGCGGTTAATCATAACTAAAAAATTATTGGGTTCTTTTTTAAAAATAGTATTAAGATAATTTTATACTAACATTTACCT
This region includes:
- a CDS encoding nodulation protein NfeD — encoded protein: MKRYFIMVVTMILLVTSLFLQVQSKSVYVIPIQGQIEPGWLLFLERSIKEAQESGAQAIILEMNTPGGFIDTAREAKKILDKLTIPVYGYINTDALSAGAYLALATNRFFMTPGSTIGAAEPILLGGGQIDEKMLSFWEAEMRSTAEKQGKDPLIAAAMVRRQLAIEGLVEEGELLTLTTLEAEKLSFSDGTVNSITEILDRVDLSGSALIYSSDTFWEKLSGWLINPIVATILLMMGFFFLVVEIMTAGFGIGGFLSLLAFGLYFGGHFLTGVSGWPAILLFVFGIIFLLVEAFLPGFGIFGISGLVAVIIAIVLAAASTTSGIYMLLISLFIAGIASFLAYKYFQRKGALKSFILSESATREAGYSSSADYSYLLGKEGKTVTPLRPSGTVEIEGKRYDTVSESGYLDSSETVEIIKVEGYRIVVRKINR